Proteins co-encoded in one Paracrocinitomix mangrovi genomic window:
- a CDS encoding T9SS type A sorting domain-containing protein, with product MKKIYSMVAILGFLVNSFAQVTDMGGPIAWKGKLDSKNVPVQIMPGYDQVAIDAEDVVNDQFKDQPWRFGYKYAVSYDLNSSGHWTTLPNGDRVWQLGIKCPNALTVNLLLENFNLPKGAYLYLYDKDQTNRVGAYTSRNNRNDGLLGTELIIGEEIIVEYFEPAEVSGQGSFTITDVVHGYRSLKTIQNDLLQKALNSSGDCNIDVNCPLGASWGDQIRSVAMIVVSGSGICTGALINNTCDDGTPYFLTANHCLGGNTGSWAFRFNWESPPGTESCATTAGSTDPGPPYDQTANGATVLTNNGGSDFALLNIDNMTLTDAQNWNLFYAGWDNSDANTVTTGTGIHHPSGDVKKICQEANALTQTPWNGAACWQIANWDQGVTEPGSSGSPLFDQNGRIIGQLFGGGAACSGTTDNNQPDYYGRIGVSWGLGLSTYLAPGSCGSTTTNDGYDPNAPSMPDDAGIMAIVDPVGTFCSSSFDPIVTLRNYGTNALTSVTINFDIDGGTNNTLAWTGNLAAGASVDVTLPNMTTTAGAHTFNASTTSPNGTTDSNTGNDASSSNYFAIVNGQPVTVELNTDCWGSETTWEIVDINATVLASGGPYSDVSGGEQIIENLCLDPGCYDFIIYDSFGDGMNGSQWSSCTVDGDYMITQDNTSDTLASIVAANSDFGSSETNNFCVVTPCSGTLSSSTTEEACSGDNTGSITVNVTGGDAPFTYDIGSGAQGTGTFNNLTPGIYTITVVDNNACTNTIDVTLGGPTALTATVTAQDEACPGSNDASITVNASGGTTAYLYSTDCGTSFQASNVFTAVPTGNYCVVVEDANGCQFTESNVTISTGAGITSTTVVTDVSCADGADGSIDVTPTNGTGPYTYNIGAGPQSNNVFTNLATGTHLITVQDANGCTGSVSATVGEPTAISGTYTTNDEISGNDGSINLTVTGGTAPYSYSWTGPNSYSSTVEDPTNLVSGTYSVTVTDANGCTYTINGIEVSSQLGFETNQLNFVIYPNPANGIFNIKLANNESNAVVRVLDVTGRIIIEKQTNGQQIVTLDISNKANGTYFVQLTDGENTTTLPLLNQK from the coding sequence ATGAAGAAAATCTACTCCATGGTGGCCATTCTTGGCTTCCTAGTTAATTCATTTGCTCAAGTAACCGATATGGGCGGACCAATTGCCTGGAAAGGTAAACTTGACTCAAAAAATGTTCCTGTACAAATAATGCCTGGTTATGATCAGGTAGCAATTGATGCAGAAGATGTTGTTAATGACCAATTTAAAGATCAACCTTGGCGATTTGGTTATAAATATGCAGTAAGCTATGATCTAAATTCGAGCGGTCATTGGACGACATTACCAAATGGAGACAGAGTTTGGCAATTAGGAATAAAATGTCCAAACGCATTAACTGTCAACCTTTTATTAGAGAATTTTAATCTGCCAAAAGGGGCATATTTGTATTTGTATGATAAAGATCAAACTAATAGAGTTGGGGCTTATACAAGCCGAAATAATCGAAATGATGGACTATTAGGAACCGAATTGATCATTGGTGAAGAAATTATAGTTGAATATTTTGAACCGGCAGAAGTATCAGGTCAGGGAAGCTTTACTATTACTGACGTTGTGCATGGTTATAGAAGTTTAAAAACCATTCAAAATGATTTGCTTCAAAAAGCTTTAAACTCTTCAGGAGATTGCAACATTGATGTTAATTGTCCTCTAGGCGCAAGTTGGGGAGACCAAATTAGATCAGTTGCTATGATCGTAGTTAGCGGAAGTGGTATTTGCACAGGTGCTTTAATCAATAATACATGTGATGATGGAACTCCCTATTTTTTAACTGCAAATCACTGTTTAGGTGGTAACACAGGTAGCTGGGCATTTAGATTTAACTGGGAAAGCCCTCCGGGCACTGAGTCTTGTGCTACAACTGCCGGAAGTACGGATCCAGGACCTCCTTATGATCAAACTGCAAATGGAGCCACTGTTCTTACCAATAACGGCGGATCTGATTTTGCCTTGTTAAATATTGACAATATGACTCTGACAGATGCCCAAAACTGGAATTTATTTTATGCAGGATGGGATAATTCTGATGCTAATACAGTTACAACTGGAACTGGTATTCACCATCCATCAGGAGACGTAAAAAAAATATGTCAGGAAGCAAATGCTCTTACACAAACTCCATGGAATGGAGCTGCTTGTTGGCAAATTGCGAATTGGGATCAAGGTGTTACAGAACCTGGATCATCTGGTTCACCCTTATTTGATCAAAATGGTAGAATCATAGGTCAATTGTTTGGTGGTGGAGCTGCTTGTTCAGGAACTACAGATAATAATCAACCAGACTATTATGGAAGAATTGGAGTTTCCTGGGGATTAGGATTAAGTACTTACTTAGCACCCGGAAGCTGTGGATCAACTACTACCAATGACGGGTATGACCCTAACGCTCCATCAATGCCGGATGATGCCGGAATCATGGCAATTGTAGATCCTGTAGGAACGTTTTGTTCTTCTAGTTTTGACCCAATTGTAACATTGAGAAATTATGGGACCAATGCCTTAACATCTGTTACAATTAATTTTGATATTGACGGAGGTACAAACAATACTTTAGCATGGACAGGAAACCTGGCGGCCGGAGCAAGTGTAGATGTAACTTTACCTAACATGACAACAACTGCAGGAGCGCATACATTTAACGCTTCTACTACATCTCCTAATGGCACTACTGATTCAAACACTGGAAATGATGCATCAAGCAGTAACTATTTTGCAATTGTTAACGGTCAGCCCGTTACAGTTGAACTTAATACTGATTGCTGGGGATCTGAAACTACTTGGGAAATTGTAGATATCAATGCTACAGTTTTAGCAAGTGGTGGACCTTATTCTGACGTAAGTGGAGGAGAACAAATTATTGAAAACTTATGTTTAGATCCGGGATGTTATGATTTTATTATTTATGACAGTTTTGGTGATGGTATGAATGGTTCTCAATGGTCTTCATGTACAGTTGATGGAGATTATATGATTACACAAGATAATACTTCTGATACGCTTGCAAGTATTGTTGCTGCCAATTCAGATTTTGGTTCATCAGAAACAAATAACTTTTGTGTTGTTACCCCATGTAGTGGTACTTTAAGTTCTTCAACTACAGAAGAAGCTTGTTCTGGAGACAATACAGGTTCAATTACTGTAAATGTAACAGGCGGTGACGCACCATTTACATATGATATTGGATCTGGCGCTCAAGGAACAGGAACATTCAATAATCTTACCCCAGGCATTTATACAATTACTGTAGTAGATAATAATGCCTGTACAAATACAATTGATGTTACGCTAGGAGGACCAACAGCATTAACTGCTACAGTTACTGCTCAAGATGAAGCATGCCCTGGATCAAACGACGCAAGTATTACAGTTAATGCCTCTGGGGGAACAACTGCTTATTTATATAGCACTGATTGTGGAACATCATTTCAAGCATCAAACGTTTTCACAGCTGTACCAACAGGTAATTATTGTGTGGTTGTAGAAGATGCAAATGGATGTCAATTCACTGAAAGCAATGTAACCATCTCTACAGGTGCCGGAATTACATCCACAACTGTAGTTACTGATGTTAGCTGTGCTGATGGTGCAGATGGATCAATTGATGTTACTCCTACTAACGGAACAGGACCATATACTTATAATATTGGTGCAGGACCTCAAAGCAATAACGTATTTACAAATCTGGCTACTGGTACTCACCTAATAACTGTACAAGATGCTAATGGATGTACAGGATCTGTTAGTGCAACAGTAGGAGAACCTACTGCCATTTCAGGGACATACACTACCAATGATGAAATTTCAGGAAATGATGGTTCAATCAATCTAACTGTTACTGGCGGAACTGCACCTTACTCTTATAGTTGGACAGGACCTAACAGTTATTCATCAACAGTTGAAGATCCAACTAACTTAGTTTCTGGAACGTATTCAGTGACAGTTACGGATGCAAACGGTTGTACATACACCATCAATGGCATTGAAGTAAGTTCACAATTAGGATTTGAGACCAATCAACTTAATTTTGTAATTTATCCAAATCCAGCCAATGGAATCTTTAACATCAAACTAGCCAACAATGAATCAAATGCTGTTGTTAGAGTATTAGATGTTACAGGAAGAATTATTATAGAAAAGCAAACTAACGGTCAGCAAATTGTGACATTGGACATCAGCAATAAGGCTAACGGAACTTATTTCGTTCAGCTTACTGACGGAGAAAATACTACTACACTACCATTACTAAACCAGAAATAA
- a CDS encoding type IX secretion system membrane protein PorP/SprF → MKKLIYILCFLGFNAHGQLTPIISQYMFNDVALNPANTGNQESLSLFADFRAQWVGINGAPMTQSFTAHSPLRNTNSAVGIQFFADQIGVDRNTGIYGSYAYRIPMAKMKLSFGITGGVSLVKSNYSNLAVNDNSDNLLVDTPLGILPDCSFGVSLTGKKYFASLSIPFFLSHRFDGNKIIVDHDFNNYNVMLGGGYEFEFGRKKYKLRPSLLLKYNIGNRPQVDINLMAQLHDLFEFGVSFRTEDSVIGLFKFNATKQFAIMYSFGMPITKIGSNQFGSHEIGLRYNFKYQTKIANPRYLGW, encoded by the coding sequence ATGAAAAAATTAATCTACATACTGTGCTTTTTAGGCTTTAATGCACATGGACAATTGACTCCAATAATTAGTCAATATATGTTCAATGACGTGGCTTTAAATCCGGCTAATACCGGAAACCAGGAAAGTCTTAGCCTATTTGCAGATTTCAGAGCTCAATGGGTAGGTATTAATGGAGCTCCAATGACACAATCATTTACCGCTCATTCACCTTTAAGAAACACTAATTCTGCAGTGGGAATCCAATTTTTTGCAGACCAAATAGGTGTTGACAGAAATACAGGAATTTACGGAAGTTACGCCTATAGAATACCTATGGCCAAAATGAAACTTTCTTTTGGAATTACCGGGGGAGTTTCTTTAGTCAAATCAAACTACTCCAATTTGGCAGTAAATGATAATTCAGATAATTTATTGGTAGATACTCCACTCGGAATTTTACCTGATTGTAGTTTTGGTGTGAGTTTAACCGGAAAAAAATACTTTGCCAGTTTATCAATTCCATTTTTCTTGTCTCACAGATTTGATGGGAATAAAATTATAGTTGACCATGATTTCAACAACTATAACGTGATGTTGGGAGGAGGATATGAATTTGAATTTGGAAGAAAAAAATATAAACTAAGACCATCTCTACTTCTTAAATACAATATTGGCAACAGACCACAAGTGGACATTAATTTAATGGCTCAATTACATGACTTATTTGAATTTGGAGTTTCTTTCAGAACAGAAGATTCTGTAATTGGATTATTTAAATTTAATGCTACAAAGCAATTTGCCATCATGTATTCATTTGGAATGCCAATAACTAAAATTGGATCAAATCAATTTGGCTCACATGAAATTGGATTGAGATATAACTTTAAGTATCAAACTAAAATTGCAAACCCTAGATACCTGGGATGGTAA
- a CDS encoding gliding motility-associated C-terminal domain-containing protein yields MSIIFFELQNVLFALMFLLCFSSAYGQLDTKHYIPPLYGREDLGTHYLVLGTPISNTFNVTVEDGAGNLIMTIPISSASSSTTQIGIGTSSPFLVSETQLNTAVSAGKGLILTANEPFYASIRVIETAQAGSLTSKGQKAALGQEFRTAHMSNNYGYNQGKSNTFSIMATENNTQVNISEINPGVIFRGTISSGSPLTTQSVTVSLDAGESYVVATHIDESGSTNNINGLNGTLITSDKDIVVNCGTWLGGNAMDGTSNNGSSLQGRDIGIDQIVPKKNIGNEYVLIKGFGVDNEKTFVVASEPNTDIYLNGSSTPSANLANAGDFYVISGGQFSANKNLYMSSSSPVFVTQSLNGGDGYSDDNERQSGINFLPPIKCTGSKEVTIPAVEFIGTPYINIVADVGAVIEVNGNVIGGGLSVPGTPDYVTYQLSGYSGDVEIVSDKPIRVALLNLNGNIGAAGYFSGFSKDINISADYLNNNLPANDEIVEGCGIATVTIERSSLYADVAETILLDVQGSAIEGTDYSMIPDQLTFAAGQTTLSFDIEAYQDYTSENVEDVIITIMLDNQSCGEDELIFTIINRDPIVAEITGSNPLCPGEEIQLSANVSGGAEPYQYSWSNGGSNQDILVAPLSSTIYQLYVSDVCESDTAFDDFEVIVPQYQLQLLTSNDTSILCPYTDLIIAAEASGGLSDYNYEWFVDGNSVYNGPAFTISPSVTTSYTVVVTDQCGLTKEANIEVDVQTSLMQATASEHIVCPYDSTLISVDVSGGLPPFEYYWYHNGETTNNTWVQPAWTTSYLVQIQDACQTYSIFENANVEVLQPTANFYVLSNTQMENLPISFGNNSLGAENWYWDLGNGETSTDFAPYTLYENDGEYIITLIATNYLGCTDTTVKSIFIKPEFYFYAPNAFTPNGDLYNNTYSVSVIGAASLEFYIFNRWGEQVYFSDNPYFQWDGTYNNVLVEDGVYVYKCKIIADDGSSYLLNGHINVLK; encoded by the coding sequence TTGTCCATAATTTTTTTTGAGCTGCAAAATGTTCTTTTTGCTCTGATGTTCTTATTGTGCTTTAGCTCTGCATATGGACAACTGGATACCAAACATTACATTCCTCCACTTTACGGAAGAGAAGATTTAGGCACCCATTATTTAGTATTGGGAACTCCAATTAGTAATACCTTTAACGTTACAGTGGAAGATGGTGCGGGAAATCTTATAATGACAATTCCTATTTCAAGTGCCTCATCAAGCACTACTCAAATTGGTATAGGAACTAGTTCTCCATTTTTAGTTTCAGAAACTCAACTAAACACGGCAGTTTCAGCTGGAAAAGGCTTAATTCTTACCGCAAACGAACCGTTTTATGCTAGTATTAGAGTTATAGAAACTGCGCAAGCCGGATCACTGACTTCTAAAGGTCAAAAAGCTGCATTAGGTCAAGAATTCAGAACTGCACACATGTCTAATAATTATGGGTACAATCAGGGAAAAAGTAACACTTTTAGTATTATGGCAACTGAAAATAATACGCAGGTTAATATTTCAGAAATTAATCCGGGTGTAATTTTCAGAGGTACAATATCATCTGGTTCTCCTTTAACAACACAGAGTGTTACTGTTTCTTTAGACGCAGGTGAAAGCTATGTTGTGGCCACACATATAGATGAATCAGGATCAACAAACAATATCAACGGATTAAATGGAACACTCATTACATCTGATAAGGATATCGTTGTAAACTGCGGTACATGGTTGGGTGGAAATGCTATGGATGGAACCAGCAATAATGGCTCAAGTTTACAAGGAAGAGATATCGGAATAGATCAAATTGTTCCAAAGAAAAATATCGGTAATGAATACGTACTCATTAAAGGCTTCGGAGTTGACAATGAGAAAACCTTTGTTGTGGCATCTGAACCAAATACAGACATCTATCTGAATGGATCATCTACTCCTTCTGCAAATCTTGCTAACGCAGGTGATTTTTATGTGATAAGTGGAGGACAGTTTTCCGCTAACAAAAACTTGTACATGAGTAGTTCGTCACCCGTTTTTGTAACACAATCATTAAACGGAGGTGATGGCTATAGTGATGACAATGAAAGGCAATCAGGAATCAACTTTTTACCTCCAATTAAATGCACAGGATCAAAAGAAGTCACCATACCTGCAGTTGAATTTATTGGTACACCCTATATTAATATTGTTGCAGATGTTGGAGCAGTAATTGAAGTTAATGGAAATGTTATTGGCGGAGGACTTTCAGTACCGGGTACTCCTGATTATGTCACCTATCAATTGTCAGGTTATTCGGGTGATGTAGAAATTGTTTCAGACAAACCAATTAGAGTTGCGCTATTAAACTTAAATGGTAATATTGGTGCAGCTGGTTATTTCTCAGGTTTTTCAAAAGACATCAATATTAGTGCAGATTACCTCAACAATAATTTACCTGCAAATGATGAAATTGTAGAAGGCTGTGGTATAGCAACTGTTACAATTGAAAGGAGTTCTCTATATGCAGATGTTGCGGAAACAATCTTATTGGATGTTCAGGGATCAGCAATTGAGGGAACTGATTATTCAATGATCCCTGATCAATTGACATTTGCTGCGGGTCAAACAACTTTGAGCTTTGATATCGAAGCTTATCAAGATTATACTTCAGAAAATGTAGAAGATGTCATTATAACAATCATGCTGGATAATCAGAGTTGTGGAGAAGATGAATTAATTTTTACAATTATAAATCGTGACCCTATTGTAGCTGAAATAACAGGATCAAATCCATTATGCCCTGGTGAAGAAATTCAGCTTTCAGCAAACGTAAGTGGGGGTGCAGAACCATATCAATATTCATGGTCAAATGGCGGAAGTAATCAAGATATCTTGGTAGCTCCCTTGTCAAGCACCATCTATCAACTATATGTATCAGATGTATGTGAATCAGATACCGCTTTTGATGATTTTGAAGTTATTGTTCCTCAATATCAATTACAACTTTTAACTTCTAATGACACCTCTATTCTTTGTCCATATACAGATCTAATAATTGCGGCAGAGGCTTCAGGAGGTCTTTCAGATTACAATTATGAATGGTTTGTTGACGGCAATAGCGTATACAATGGACCGGCTTTTACAATAAGTCCTTCTGTTACTACTTCATATACAGTAGTTGTTACAGATCAATGTGGTTTAACTAAAGAAGCCAATATTGAAGTAGATGTACAAACTTCTTTAATGCAAGCCACAGCTAGTGAACATATAGTTTGTCCTTATGACAGTACTTTGATTTCAGTTGATGTAAGTGGCGGACTACCGCCTTTTGAGTACTACTGGTACCACAATGGCGAAACCACAAATAATACCTGGGTTCAACCTGCTTGGACTACTTCTTATCTGGTACAAATACAAGATGCCTGTCAAACTTATTCAATATTTGAAAACGCTAATGTAGAAGTTCTACAACCAACAGCTAATTTTTATGTGTTGTCAAATACTCAAATGGAAAACCTACCTATTTCTTTTGGAAACAATAGTTTAGGAGCTGAAAATTGGTATTGGGATCTAGGAAATGGAGAAACTTCAACAGATTTCGCTCCATACACTTTATATGAAAATGATGGTGAATACATCATTACATTAATTGCTACCAATTATCTGGGTTGCACTGACACCACGGTTAAATCTATTTTTATTAAGCCCGAGTTTTATTTTTATGCTCCAAATGCATTTACTCCAAACGGAGACCTCTACAACAACACTTATTCAGTTAGTGTAATAGGAGCAGCATCATTAGAGTTTTACATTTTCAATAGATGGGGTGAACAAGTTTACTTTAGTGATAACCCCTATTTTCAATGGGATGGAACCTATAATAATGTCTTGGTAGAAGATGGTGTTTATGTTTACAAGTGCAAAATAATTGCTGATGATGGCTCATCTTATTTGTTAAATGGACATATCAATGTCTTGAAGTAA
- a CDS encoding OmpA family protein — translation MVKNVLTYCFILFNLISFSQEEQAVQLTTTLKGNVYCPVFYRDKIVVCSDQKDGLISTVIDGSNHLTTNLYMLNGENEKYSRLDEAFKTHLNDGPISFDADGGYAIYSTNVIKNMKLRKMTYQKNPLGLFESKFTSEGWSEPKILPFVDSVAQYTHPGLDAKGTTMVFASNRKGGLGGFDIWISRKTENGWSEPVNAGPGINSDKNELFPSINGKHIYFSSDRPGKGGLDIYDYDTLSKTSKLLSSPINSNADDFGYVQRKGKDDAYFSSNRTGADQIWKIKVKPEVEIICTEMVSNVLCYNLTEEHAAELGEIDALVYKWKINEDVKLGISIDYCFPGEGGYEISLDIIDTIVDVTYYNQSYYYLEIAFEEQPYIGCPDTVKIGEEFEITAEESNLPGVTINNYSWRFNDGKSLKGMKNKYAFQSEGDYQMELTVEGEKDGEEFISCVYKSIHCYKDNLIAAQNSIENVLEDTSKIVEEKQFYDEENDSSKMVYSIEVIRTDEKLENDNFLFTLMETYGEVKIHYIEETDQYSYMVGAWESIEEAHPTWRDLLKNGYNEAVVRSIDLNKISNFSLDNSFVLDNVRFDEGKWDVRKDALPDLENIIEIMLIFPNVDLKIEAHTDSQGPEDYNLELSQKRANSVKNYIISKGVDASRIAAEGKGESIPKASNDTPEGQEINRRVEFTFVK, via the coding sequence ATGGTAAAAAATGTCTTGACATATTGTTTTATTCTATTTAATCTGATCTCATTTTCGCAAGAAGAGCAAGCAGTGCAATTGACTACCACTTTGAAAGGAAATGTTTATTGCCCCGTGTTTTATAGAGATAAGATTGTAGTTTGCAGTGATCAAAAAGACGGTTTAATTAGTACCGTTATTGATGGTTCAAATCATTTAACTACTAACCTTTACATGTTAAATGGAGAAAATGAAAAGTATAGCAGATTAGATGAAGCTTTTAAAACTCATTTAAATGACGGCCCAATTTCTTTTGATGCAGATGGAGGATATGCCATTTATTCTACCAATGTCATCAAAAACATGAAATTGAGAAAAATGACCTATCAAAAAAACCCACTTGGACTCTTTGAATCTAAATTTACCTCAGAGGGTTGGAGTGAACCAAAAATTTTGCCTTTTGTAGATTCTGTGGCACAGTACACTCACCCGGGATTAGATGCAAAAGGTACAACAATGGTATTTGCTTCCAATAGAAAAGGAGGATTAGGAGGTTTTGACATTTGGATTTCAAGAAAAACGGAAAACGGTTGGTCTGAACCAGTTAATGCAGGACCAGGAATTAATTCAGATAAAAATGAACTCTTCCCTTCAATCAATGGGAAACACATCTATTTCAGTAGTGATAGACCAGGAAAAGGAGGGTTAGATATTTATGACTATGACACGCTAAGCAAAACGTCTAAATTATTGTCTTCACCTATCAATTCTAATGCTGATGATTTTGGATATGTGCAAAGAAAAGGCAAAGATGACGCTTATTTTTCTTCAAATAGAACTGGTGCAGATCAAATTTGGAAAATCAAAGTAAAACCTGAGGTAGAGATAATTTGTACTGAAATGGTATCTAATGTACTTTGTTATAATTTGACTGAAGAACATGCTGCAGAATTAGGTGAAATTGATGCCTTGGTTTACAAATGGAAAATAAATGAGGATGTTAAACTCGGAATCTCAATTGACTATTGTTTTCCGGGAGAAGGAGGGTACGAAATTAGCTTAGACATTATTGACACTATTGTAGATGTTACCTACTATAACCAGAGCTATTACTACTTGGAAATTGCCTTTGAAGAACAACCTTATATTGGTTGTCCAGATACCGTAAAAATTGGCGAAGAATTTGAAATTACAGCTGAAGAATCAAATCTTCCGGGTGTTACCATTAATAATTATTCGTGGAGGTTTAATGATGGTAAATCCCTAAAAGGCATGAAAAACAAGTATGCCTTTCAAAGTGAAGGTGATTATCAAATGGAGCTAACAGTTGAAGGCGAAAAAGACGGAGAAGAATTTATTAGCTGCGTTTATAAATCAATTCATTGTTATAAAGACAACTTAATAGCAGCCCAAAATTCTATTGAAAATGTATTAGAGGACACCTCTAAAATAGTTGAGGAAAAACAATTCTATGATGAAGAAAATGATTCTTCAAAAATGGTTTACAGTATAGAAGTTATCAGAACTGATGAAAAATTGGAAAATGATAATTTCCTATTCACACTGATGGAGACTTATGGAGAAGTTAAAATTCACTACATAGAAGAAACGGATCAATATTCATATATGGTTGGAGCTTGGGAAAGTATTGAAGAGGCCCACCCTACCTGGAGAGACCTTTTGAAAAATGGTTATAATGAAGCAGTAGTTAGATCAATTGATTTAAATAAAATCTCCAATTTTTCTCTTGACAATTCTTTTGTTTTAGACAATGTGAGGTTTGATGAAGGTAAATGGGATGTGAGAAAAGATGCTTTACCTGATCTTGAAAATATCATTGAGATAATGCTGATATTCCCTAATGTTGATTTAAAAATTGAAGCTCATACTGATTCACAGGGACCGGAAGATTATAATTTAGAACTTTCTCAAAAAAGAGCTAATTCAGTGAAAAACTATATCATTTCAAAAGGAGTTGATGCAAGTAGAATTGCCGCAGAAGGAAAAGGTGAAAGCATACCTAAGGCCTCTAATGATACTCCGGAAGGTCAAGAAATCAACAGAAGAGTTGAGTTTACCTTTGTTAAATAA